A stretch of Longibacter salinarum DNA encodes these proteins:
- a CDS encoding complex I subunit 4 family protein, translating to MEIPLLTSIVIFLPALGALAVALQNNVSSIRWTALGTTLLTFVLSLGLWWGYDPAASAAAPQMADVASGWFPASLDVKYFVGIDGLNIFLILLTTLLGPIVVASSWTYIEKKHRGYYSLFLLLQTGITGVFASYDLILFYIFFELTLIPMYFIIGIWGGEDRIYAAIKFVLYTLVGSLLMLVAILFLGFEAGNAINQGVFTTDWFKLLEFTIPVQTQAWLFVLFALSFAIKVPLFPLHTWLPDAHVQAPTGGSVILAGVLLKMGTYGLVRFCLPLFPNAAQDWALVFAILAVIGIIYGALVARVQPDAKKLVAYSSVSHLGFVVLGIFAFTDIAMQGAVIQMVNHGISTGALFLIVGMLYERRHTRLMEDYGGLATSVPVLTSFMIFSVLASAGLPGLNGFVGEFLILVGTFKSEVIASPVIVGLATTGVILAAVYLLYMVYATFFGELTNEANATMPDMNGRELALMLPLAVLMFVMGFFPTPFLKQMEPSTTFIMETIEERRADALELQRMQEGMEEGRAVRVTPAGPETGSKGTTSVPTALPNESGE from the coding sequence ATGGAGATTCCTCTTCTCACGTCCATCGTCATCTTTCTGCCGGCTCTCGGTGCACTCGCCGTGGCCCTGCAGAACAACGTATCCTCGATCCGGTGGACGGCGCTCGGTACGACGCTGCTCACGTTTGTGCTGTCGCTCGGCCTCTGGTGGGGCTATGACCCGGCCGCAAGCGCTGCCGCTCCTCAAATGGCAGATGTGGCCTCGGGCTGGTTTCCAGCGTCCCTCGATGTGAAATACTTCGTCGGGATCGACGGGCTGAACATCTTCCTGATCCTGCTGACGACGCTCCTGGGCCCGATCGTGGTCGCGTCCTCGTGGACGTACATCGAAAAGAAGCATCGTGGGTATTACTCGCTCTTCCTGCTTCTACAGACGGGTATTACGGGTGTCTTTGCATCGTACGACCTGATCCTCTTCTACATTTTCTTCGAGCTCACGCTCATCCCGATGTACTTCATCATCGGAATCTGGGGTGGGGAAGATCGCATCTATGCGGCGATCAAGTTCGTTCTGTACACGCTCGTCGGTTCGCTACTGATGCTCGTTGCAATCCTGTTCCTCGGCTTTGAGGCGGGCAACGCAATCAATCAGGGCGTCTTCACGACCGACTGGTTCAAGTTGCTGGAGTTCACGATCCCGGTTCAGACGCAGGCGTGGCTCTTCGTTCTGTTCGCGCTCTCGTTCGCGATTAAGGTGCCGCTCTTCCCGCTCCACACGTGGCTACCCGATGCGCACGTTCAGGCGCCGACGGGCGGCTCGGTCATCCTGGCCGGCGTCCTCCTGAAGATGGGAACGTACGGTCTCGTCCGCTTCTGCCTGCCGCTATTCCCGAATGCCGCGCAGGACTGGGCGCTCGTCTTCGCCATCCTCGCCGTCATCGGGATTATTTACGGGGCTCTCGTCGCCCGCGTCCAGCCCGATGCGAAAAAGCTGGTCGCATACTCCTCCGTGAGTCACCTTGGCTTCGTCGTGCTTGGCATTTTCGCCTTCACCGACATCGCCATGCAGGGGGCTGTCATCCAGATGGTCAACCACGGCATCTCGACCGGTGCTCTCTTCCTCATCGTCGGTATGCTCTACGAGCGGCGCCACACGCGCCTGATGGAAGACTATGGCGGACTCGCGACATCCGTGCCCGTGCTAACCTCGTTTATGATTTTCTCCGTGCTCGCATCGGCCGGACTGCCCGGGCTGAACGGGTTCGTGGGGGAGTTCCTCATTCTGGTTGGGACCTTTAAGAGCGAAGTGATCGCGAGTCCCGTGATCGTCGGTCTCGCTACGACGGGCGTCATCCTCGCCGCCGTCTATCTCCTGTACATGGTGTACGCCACGTTCTTTGGCGAGCTCACAAACGAAGCTAACGCGACGATGCCCGATATGAACGGACGCGAGCTGGCGCTCATGCTGCCTCTCGCCGTTCTGATGTTCGTCATGGGCTTCTTCCCGACGCCGTTCCTGAAGCAGATGGAGCCGTCGACGACGTTTATCATGGAAACCATTGAGGAGCGTCGTGCCGATGCGCTTGAACTGCAGCGCATGCAGGAGGGGATGGAGGAAGGCCGCGCTGTTCGCGTCACCCCCGCGGGCCCCGAGACGGGATCGAAGGGGACCACGAGCGTCCCCACCGCACTCCCGAACGAATCGGGCGAATAA
- a CDS encoding NADH-quinone oxidoreductase subunit J family protein — MAAAPFMFFLLATVAVVAAIGMLISRSPVYSALWLVLNLFCVAGLYLTLNATFIGVIQILVYAGAIMVLFLFVIMLLNLEALPRLEEINWTMVAGFALGVVVLSQLLYVIASGFDLPMEAMEATAETGSAELLGKHLYTRYALHVEVAAVLLLAATVGAVMLAQKRFQ, encoded by the coding sequence ATGGCCGCTGCACCTTTCATGTTTTTTCTGCTGGCAACGGTAGCTGTCGTTGCCGCTATCGGGATGCTCATTTCACGTAGCCCGGTTTACAGCGCCCTCTGGCTTGTACTGAATCTGTTCTGCGTGGCGGGTCTCTATCTCACGTTGAACGCGACGTTTATCGGCGTCATCCAGATTCTGGTCTACGCCGGTGCGATCATGGTCTTATTCCTGTTTGTCATTATGCTCCTCAATCTTGAGGCTTTACCTCGATTAGAGGAGATCAACTGGACCATGGTAGCGGGCTTTGCACTGGGCGTTGTGGTGCTTTCGCAGCTGCTCTACGTCATTGCCAGCGGCTTCGATCTTCCGATGGAAGCCATGGAAGCGACCGCAGAGACTGGTAGCGCGGAGTTGCTCGGAAAACATCTCTACACGCGCTACGCGCTCCACGTCGAGGTCGCCGCAGTCCTTTTGCTCGCGGCCACGGTGGGCGCCGTCATGCTTGCACAGAAACGGTTTCAATAA
- a CDS encoding 4a-hydroxytetrahydrobiopterin dehydratase gives MPDREPLSEAEIQDALARLDGWTFENDAIHKTYEFDDFREAISFIVQMAFYAEEANHHPELENVYNSVTLSFTTHDAGSKVTDMDIELARTIDDALGA, from the coding sequence ATGCCGGACCGTGAACCGCTTTCCGAAGCCGAGATCCAGGATGCACTCGCACGCCTCGACGGGTGGACCTTCGAGAACGATGCAATCCATAAGACCTACGAGTTCGACGACTTTCGCGAGGCGATCTCGTTTATCGTCCAGATGGCATTCTACGCCGAAGAAGCGAACCATCACCCTGAGCTGGAAAACGTCTATAACTCCGTGACGCTGTCGTTTACGACGCACGACGCGGGCTCGAAGGTGACGGACATGGACATCGAACTCGCCCGCACCATCGACGACGCGCTCGGCGCGTAG
- a CDS encoding putative quinol monooxygenase, giving the protein MATERKALLARLNAKPDKVDEVRDFLESALPLAEDEDFTVSCYALQIDDTTFGIFDTAQDEAGRQAHLDGDIAAALMEKADDLLAEPPTIEKVEVLAHK; this is encoded by the coding sequence ATGGCTACAGAACGAAAAGCCCTTCTCGCACGCCTGAACGCAAAGCCTGACAAAGTGGATGAGGTTCGCGACTTCCTCGAGTCCGCGCTTCCCCTCGCCGAGGATGAGGACTTCACCGTGTCGTGTTATGCCCTCCAGATCGACGATACGACGTTTGGTATTTTTGACACCGCCCAGGACGAAGCGGGCCGACAAGCGCATCTCGACGGAGATATTGCCGCAGCCCTCATGGAAAAGGCAGACGACCTGCTGGCCGAGCCGCCGACGATTGAGAAGGTAGAGGTGCTTGCCCATAAATGA
- a CDS encoding Ppx/GppA phosphatase family protein translates to MPAQQRAACLLVPDTTYQTRYQSSPVRICVIDLGTNSFHAVIVDAYPNGTYKVVDRMKEMVRLGQSGLADHQLPEDAMDRGLQALKRIYTLAKGWDTREFLAYATSAIREAKNGGDFIERVKREVGLKIRPISGEQEAELIFLGIRRAVDLDEPSLLIDIGGGSVECIVVDGREPAFARSVKLGAARMTERFVHSDPLSEADETAMREHYRSVMEPVLQAARSHGVTAIVGSSGTAKSLGRLCVGTHGDDDRTVFQQVLDVDPYREALHWVIRSDAEGRVEHPDIDPKRVDQIGAGAVLLDTILDELPSVTHIKTSANALREGMVDHFIRQNYTRIRKLAPFSDVRRRSVHEIAFRFDWEERHAQHVAATATFLFDVLKDRYNGPKSDVELLEYAAILHDIGYHISHSGHHKHSRYLIQHSDLQGFQPDEKRILALVARYHRKSFPDESRHKRFRKLSKPNRERVRQLAGILRIAEGLDRSHFQNVAALEIDLTDDVLTIALDSKGDPELEIWAAGEESGLFREVFGIDVSIEEKDIRIEGDGIKMGPAPVTHAVPASSE, encoded by the coding sequence ATGCCAGCCCAGCAGCGTGCCGCCTGCCTTCTCGTGCCGGACACGACGTATCAGACGCGCTATCAGTCCTCTCCGGTGCGAATTTGCGTCATTGATCTCGGTACGAACTCGTTTCATGCCGTGATCGTGGACGCCTATCCGAACGGGACATACAAGGTTGTGGATCGGATGAAGGAAATGGTGAGGCTCGGGCAGTCCGGGCTCGCGGACCACCAGCTGCCGGAGGACGCGATGGACCGCGGACTGCAAGCGCTGAAGCGGATTTACACGCTGGCTAAAGGGTGGGACACGCGCGAATTTCTCGCCTACGCAACCAGCGCGATTCGAGAGGCGAAGAACGGGGGCGACTTCATCGAGCGAGTGAAGCGAGAGGTCGGACTCAAAATCCGTCCGATCAGCGGCGAACAGGAGGCGGAGCTCATCTTTCTCGGGATTCGACGGGCGGTCGACCTGGACGAACCCAGTTTGCTGATCGACATCGGAGGCGGGAGCGTCGAATGTATCGTCGTCGATGGAAGAGAGCCTGCGTTTGCCCGGAGCGTCAAGCTCGGGGCCGCTCGCATGACTGAGCGATTCGTCCACTCGGACCCGCTCTCCGAGGCAGACGAGACAGCAATGCGTGAACACTACCGCTCGGTAATGGAGCCGGTGTTGCAGGCTGCTCGCTCTCACGGCGTAACCGCGATTGTCGGGTCCTCTGGTACGGCCAAAAGTTTGGGACGGCTTTGTGTGGGCACGCATGGTGATGACGATCGTACGGTTTTCCAGCAGGTGCTCGACGTCGATCCGTATCGTGAGGCGCTGCACTGGGTCATCCGTTCTGATGCAGAGGGACGGGTAGAGCACCCAGATATTGATCCAAAGCGTGTCGACCAGATCGGTGCCGGCGCCGTCTTGCTCGACACGATCCTGGATGAACTGCCGTCTGTAACGCACATCAAGACGTCGGCAAATGCTCTGCGTGAGGGGATGGTCGACCACTTCATCCGACAGAATTACACTCGGATTCGAAAGCTGGCCCCGTTTTCAGATGTCCGCCGGCGGAGTGTCCACGAAATCGCCTTCCGCTTCGACTGGGAGGAACGACACGCGCAGCATGTTGCTGCCACGGCGACGTTTCTGTTTGATGTCCTGAAAGACCGATATAACGGCCCAAAGTCAGACGTCGAACTACTGGAGTACGCTGCGATCCTGCACGACATCGGCTACCACATTAGCCACTCCGGCCACCACAAGCATTCCCGCTACCTCATTCAGCATTCGGATCTGCAGGGGTTTCAGCCAGACGAGAAGCGAATCCTCGCGCTTGTGGCTCGTTATCACCGGAAGTCGTTTCCGGATGAGAGCAGGCACAAGCGATTCCGTAAGCTCAGCAAACCCAATCGAGAACGCGTTCGGCAGCTTGCAGGAATCCTTCGGATCGCGGAAGGACTAGATCGAAGCCACTTTCAGAATGTCGCAGCACTGGAAATCGACCTGACGGATGACGTGCTGACGATTGCTCTCGACTCAAAGGGCGATCCAGAGCTCGAAATCTGGGCAGCGGGGGAGGAGTCCGGGCTTTTCCGAGAGGTCTTTGGCATCGACGTATCAATCGAAGAGAAGGACATACGAATCGAGGGCGACGGGATAAAGATGGGTCCAGCCCCGGTCACACATGCCGTTCCTGCATCCAGCGAGTGA
- the nuoL gene encoding NADH-quinone oxidoreductase subunit L — protein sequence MSHDLLVRLILLLPLTGAVLLGVLPLFMPALRKRESLIGTIGTSMVVIPFAITVYLFASYGGDPVTVNYFTWMQAGDLTLDFAYRIDELSLIMTLIVTGVGGVIHLYSTGYMHGDSGYWRFFAYLNLFIFAMLNLVLANNLAVLFLGWEGVGLCSYLLIGYWYTDLENSAAANKAFIVNRIGDFAFLMAMFLIFSELGSLSFDVLLSDAASVLSTDTINYIVLLLFIGATGKSAQIPLFVWLPDAMAGPTPVSALIHAATMVTSGLYLLARMSPIVLETEIVMAIIAITGALTAIMAATIAITQNDIKKVLAYSTVSQLGYMFMAAGVGAFFVAIFHVLTHAFFKACLFLGSGSVIHSMEHVEHDLEHEGEDVSDFDPQDMRTMGNLQKYMPSTGWTYFIATLAISGIPLLAGFFSKDEILFKAFEYGYDGNTYAWFVWVVGIVTAALTAFYMTRSYYLTFMGEERWPMADKIHPHESSWRMTVPLWILAAGSVLTGFLGLPAVIAHGEWNWIHHYLGADYGGPVAEASVAGHVSLPIEWALIGLSSVIAVGVFFYARNVYLSQGIAFDESLKARFGGLYELWENKYRWDDFYNNVVVEALINQISRDGLAPFDSKIVDGAVNGIASATQESSSLLRRIQTGVVQNYALALVFGVVLVIGLMLFGG from the coding sequence ATGAGTCACGACCTCCTCGTTCGCCTCATTCTGCTCTTGCCCCTCACGGGGGCCGTCCTCCTCGGTGTCCTGCCGCTCTTTATGCCGGCACTTCGGAAACGAGAGAGCCTCATCGGCACGATCGGCACGTCGATGGTGGTGATTCCATTCGCGATCACGGTCTACCTGTTCGCCAGCTACGGCGGCGATCCCGTGACCGTCAACTATTTCACGTGGATGCAGGCCGGCGACCTGACGCTTGATTTCGCATACCGCATCGATGAGTTATCCCTCATCATGACGCTCATCGTTACGGGCGTTGGTGGCGTGATTCACCTCTACTCGACGGGGTACATGCACGGGGATTCCGGGTACTGGCGCTTCTTCGCCTACCTGAACCTGTTCATCTTCGCCATGCTCAATCTGGTGCTGGCGAACAACCTCGCGGTGCTGTTCCTCGGCTGGGAAGGCGTCGGGCTGTGCTCGTACCTGTTGATCGGGTACTGGTACACAGACCTTGAGAACAGCGCAGCCGCAAACAAAGCATTCATCGTCAACCGCATCGGCGACTTCGCCTTCCTGATGGCGATGTTCCTCATCTTCAGCGAGCTCGGGAGCCTCAGCTTCGATGTGCTCCTCTCGGATGCGGCCTCGGTGCTCTCAACGGACACGATCAACTATATCGTGCTCCTGCTCTTCATTGGAGCCACCGGTAAGTCCGCCCAGATTCCGCTGTTCGTGTGGCTCCCGGACGCCATGGCCGGCCCCACGCCCGTGTCGGCTCTGATTCACGCCGCGACGATGGTGACGAGTGGGCTCTACCTGCTCGCTCGCATGTCTCCGATCGTCCTCGAAACCGAAATTGTGATGGCCATCATCGCCATCACCGGTGCCCTCACTGCGATCATGGCGGCCACGATCGCCATCACGCAGAATGACATTAAGAAGGTGCTGGCGTACTCGACGGTGTCGCAGCTCGGCTACATGTTTATGGCCGCCGGCGTCGGCGCATTCTTCGTCGCGATCTTTCACGTCCTCACCCATGCCTTCTTCAAGGCTTGCCTCTTCCTTGGCTCTGGCTCCGTCATACACTCGATGGAGCACGTCGAACACGATCTCGAGCACGAAGGGGAAGATGTGTCCGACTTCGACCCGCAGGACATGCGGACAATGGGTAACCTGCAGAAGTACATGCCGTCCACCGGATGGACGTACTTCATCGCCACGCTCGCCATCTCGGGCATTCCACTTCTCGCCGGGTTCTTCTCGAAGGACGAAATCCTGTTCAAGGCGTTTGAGTACGGCTACGACGGCAACACCTACGCCTGGTTCGTCTGGGTCGTGGGTATCGTGACCGCTGCGCTGACCGCGTTCTACATGACCCGGTCGTACTACCTCACGTTCATGGGCGAAGAGCGCTGGCCGATGGCCGACAAGATACACCCGCACGAATCGTCCTGGCGAATGACGGTGCCGCTCTGGATTCTGGCAGCGGGCTCGGTCCTCACCGGATTTCTCGGATTGCCCGCCGTCATCGCACACGGCGAATGGAACTGGATTCACCACTACCTCGGCGCGGACTACGGCGGGCCGGTCGCCGAAGCCAGTGTCGCCGGCCACGTGTCGCTTCCTATCGAGTGGGCGCTGATTGGACTTAGCAGCGTGATTGCTGTTGGCGTCTTCTTCTACGCTCGCAACGTGTATCTCTCGCAAGGCATTGCCTTTGATGAGTCGCTGAAGGCGCGCTTCGGCGGACTGTACGAGCTGTGGGAGAATAAGTATCGATGGGACGACTTCTACAACAACGTCGTGGTCGAAGCGCTCATCAATCAGATTTCCCGCGACGGTCTCGCCCCGTTCGACAGCAAAATCGTCGATGGTGCCGTGAATGGTATCGCCAGCGCCACGCAGGAGTCCAGCAGCTTACTTCGCCGCATTCAAACGGGTGTTGTGCAGAACTACGCGCTCGCTCTGGTCTTCGGCGTCGTTCTCGTCATCGGACTGATGCTGTTCGGCGGTTGA
- the nuoK gene encoding NADH-quinone oxidoreductase subunit NuoK encodes MEVALNWYLGLSAILFSIGTLGVLFKRNAIVLLMSVELMLNAVNLTLVALSQSMGDPDGQLLVFFTIAVAAAEAAVGLAIVIAIFRRKLTVDITEINLFKF; translated from the coding sequence ATGGAAGTCGCTCTCAATTGGTATCTCGGCCTCAGTGCGATCCTCTTCTCGATCGGTACGCTCGGCGTGCTGTTCAAGCGGAATGCGATCGTTCTGCTTATGTCGGTAGAGTTGATGCTTAATGCCGTCAACCTCACGCTCGTCGCTCTCAGTCAGTCGATGGGAGACCCCGACGGGCAGTTGCTCGTCTTCTTTACGATCGCCGTTGCGGCCGCGGAGGCCGCCGTGGGTCTCGCGATCGTGATTGCCATCTTCCGTCGGAAGCTGACGGTCGACATCACGGAGATCAATCTGTTCAAGTTCTAG
- a CDS encoding sodium:calcium antiporter, whose amino-acid sequence MGPVQIVLAFIALAAVSTAVIWKASGWLEAASERLATYYDLPPVIQGAVVVAIGSSFPELSTVIFSTVLHGEFELGIAAVVGSALFNVMIIPALSSLTSDTALNANRDIVYKEAQFYMIAVAVLLLVFSFAVIYHPVDGVPGALDGMVTRSLAVVPLIMYGVYVFVQYQDTIEYSSGVDNGGIALGHEWMRLTVALGAILLGVEGLIRAAIGFGDVLGTPNFLWGVTVVAAGTSIPDAFVSIRAARSGNAIASVANVLGSNIFDLLVCIPAGVMIAGAVTVNYSIAAPLMGVLTVATVIVFLMMRTNLVLTRPEAWILIGLYTLFIVWMCVETFDVVDLVPSLPPPPSASSPQ is encoded by the coding sequence ATGGGCCCTGTACAAATCGTTCTCGCGTTCATAGCACTCGCCGCTGTGTCTACAGCTGTGATATGGAAAGCGAGCGGGTGGCTGGAGGCAGCAAGTGAGCGCCTGGCCACATACTATGACCTTCCCCCCGTTATTCAAGGTGCTGTGGTCGTGGCCATCGGATCGAGCTTCCCAGAGCTATCGACTGTCATTTTCTCCACGGTCCTGCATGGTGAATTTGAGCTTGGGATCGCTGCAGTCGTGGGATCCGCGCTCTTCAACGTGATGATCATCCCAGCGCTCTCGAGCCTCACCTCGGACACTGCGCTCAATGCAAACCGCGACATCGTCTATAAGGAAGCGCAGTTCTACATGATCGCAGTCGCGGTCCTGCTCCTCGTGTTTTCCTTCGCCGTCATTTATCACCCAGTCGATGGCGTACCGGGTGCTCTGGACGGGATGGTGACGCGTTCACTGGCCGTCGTCCCGCTCATTATGTACGGCGTATACGTGTTCGTTCAGTATCAGGACACGATCGAATATTCCTCCGGGGTCGACAACGGAGGCATCGCACTGGGACATGAATGGATGCGCCTCACGGTGGCGCTCGGGGCAATCCTCCTCGGCGTAGAAGGGCTCATTCGTGCGGCCATTGGATTCGGCGATGTCCTGGGAACGCCGAATTTTCTGTGGGGCGTCACGGTCGTTGCCGCCGGAACCTCGATCCCCGACGCCTTCGTGAGCATCCGAGCCGCACGATCCGGCAACGCGATCGCGAGCGTAGCGAACGTTCTTGGTAGCAATATTTTCGACTTGCTCGTCTGCATCCCCGCGGGCGTCATGATCGCCGGTGCCGTAACGGTCAACTACTCCATCGCCGCCCCGCTCATGGGCGTTCTGACCGTCGCTACCGTTATCGTCTTTCTCATGATGCGCACGAACCTCGTTCTCACCCGGCCCGAGGCGTGGATTCTGATCGGGCTGTACACGCTGTTCATCGTGTGGATGTGCGTGGAAACGTTCGACGTTGTCGATCTGGTGCCGAGCCTTCCGCCTCCGCCATCGGCATCTTCCCCGCAGTAA
- a CDS encoding NADH-quinone oxidoreductase subunit N, which translates to MDLSQAFSTMAADLPAIFSMSLVTLASLVMILQESLSENDRPIPWIGVGALAIAAIWEVAHLGTPSGTAFFESIRTGGFASYINLIVLGSGIITIVLSVPYLDNIKHGYGEVYAMIMFATVGMLMLGTANSLVSIFVGLETMSVSLYVLTGLIREDEGSVESALKYFLLGAFSTGFFLYGIALMYGATGTMYLPEMQGAVPEGSIMFWAGVALFLIGFLFKVSAAPFHMWTPDVYQGAPTPLTGYMSTASKAAAFASLILVLFYALPDERWSLVLSAVAVITMIIGNVLAVAQDNVKRMLAYSSIAHAGYVLVALAAGTNEAYAGAMFYLLIYALMNLGAFGVMAMLEWDGKEGRVQSLNSLAGIGYEKPLLGVAMGVFMFSLTGFPPLGGFMGKYAAFAPAVDAGLTWLVLIAVLMSAISAYYYLRVVYVFWMQSASDTPEAQETPSSFALTSTPATTAIVVCAVALVVLGVYSGGLLDMTIGFFDSGMMAATP; encoded by the coding sequence ATGGACCTCTCTCAAGCCTTTTCGACGATGGCAGCCGACCTGCCGGCCATCTTTTCCATGTCGCTGGTCACGCTGGCCAGCCTGGTCATGATCCTGCAGGAGTCGCTGAGCGAAAATGATCGGCCCATCCCATGGATCGGAGTCGGTGCGCTCGCTATCGCTGCGATCTGGGAAGTTGCTCACCTCGGCACTCCCTCGGGCACGGCGTTCTTCGAGTCCATCCGGACTGGAGGCTTTGCGTCTTATATCAACCTCATTGTCCTGGGGAGCGGCATTATCACGATTGTCCTGTCCGTGCCGTATCTGGACAACATCAAGCATGGCTATGGTGAAGTGTATGCCATGATCATGTTCGCCACCGTCGGAATGCTGATGCTCGGGACGGCGAACAGCCTTGTGTCGATTTTCGTCGGGCTCGAGACGATGTCCGTTTCTTTGTACGTCCTTACCGGTCTGATCCGGGAGGACGAAGGATCGGTCGAGTCCGCTCTCAAATACTTCTTGCTCGGGGCGTTCTCGACCGGTTTCTTCCTTTACGGGATTGCGCTGATGTACGGCGCCACCGGGACGATGTACCTTCCGGAGATGCAGGGAGCTGTACCCGAAGGCTCAATCATGTTCTGGGCCGGCGTGGCGCTCTTCCTTATCGGTTTCCTCTTTAAGGTGAGTGCGGCCCCGTTTCACATGTGGACGCCGGACGTCTACCAGGGAGCCCCGACGCCGCTTACGGGATACATGTCGACAGCGTCTAAAGCTGCGGCGTTCGCGTCTCTCATCCTGGTCCTGTTCTACGCGCTGCCGGATGAGCGGTGGAGCCTTGTCCTCTCTGCCGTCGCGGTGATCACGATGATCATCGGAAACGTTCTCGCGGTCGCTCAGGATAACGTGAAGCGTATGCTCGCGTATTCCTCGATCGCCCACGCAGGCTACGTCCTGGTCGCACTCGCTGCTGGGACCAACGAAGCGTATGCTGGCGCCATGTTCTATCTGTTGATCTACGCGCTGATGAACCTCGGTGCCTTCGGTGTGATGGCGATGCTCGAATGGGATGGCAAGGAAGGCCGGGTCCAGTCGCTCAATTCGCTCGCGGGGATCGGATACGAGAAACCCCTCCTCGGTGTGGCGATGGGCGTCTTCATGTTCAGCCTGACGGGCTTTCCGCCGCTGGGTGGGTTCATGGGCAAATACGCCGCCTTCGCTCCGGCCGTCGATGCAGGCCTTACCTGGCTCGTTCTGATTGCGGTCCTGATGAGCGCCATCTCGGCCTACTACTATCTGCGGGTCGTGTACGTCTTCTGGATGCAGTCGGCGAGTGACACTCCGGAAGCACAGGAGACGCCGAGTTCCTTTGCTCTGACAAGCACACCGGCAACGACGGCGATCGTCGTCTGCGCCGTCGCCCTCGTCGTCCTGGGTGTTTACTCCGGCGGGCTGCTTGACATGACCATCGGATTCTTCGACAGTGGGATGATGGCCGCAACGCCGTAA
- a CDS encoding DUF58 domain-containing protein, with protein MSLLPRVWSSALNVLRSFYVTRRFYLLLVGVAGLYFLAFFVPAIRSFTDPVLVVAVAVVVGDVALIYGTGTVSAERTVARRLSNGDQNPIAAQVRSTYPFLAKLTVVDELPAQLQVRDMSIRVSVPPGGSRTVRYSVRPTERGEYDFGVVNVLATSPLGLVERRFRCAEEATVPVYPSYIQMHKYSLLAASNRLTEIGVKKVRQLGHTMEFDHIREYVTGDDYRTINWKASARRGDLMVNQYREERSQPVYSLINAGRVMRMPFDGMTLLDYSINAALVLSNIAIMKQDRAGIIGFSDTIGPVVPASRRNAQMQQIQEGLYHLDTNYQEPDYERLAAYVRGNVRGRALLLLFTNFMAKTSLERQLPYLQALAKSHTVVVIFFENTELDTFLASNAETMEEVYVHTIAEKFANEHSEIIRELEQRGIYAVHTRPENLSTETINKYLELKARGVV; from the coding sequence GTGTCGCTCCTTCCTCGCGTCTGGTCATCCGCCCTCAATGTTCTCCGGTCGTTTTATGTGACCCGGCGGTTTTATTTGCTCCTCGTCGGCGTCGCCGGTCTGTATTTCTTGGCGTTCTTCGTTCCAGCGATTCGTTCGTTCACCGATCCGGTGCTTGTTGTTGCGGTTGCCGTGGTCGTTGGTGACGTCGCGCTGATCTACGGGACGGGAACGGTGTCGGCAGAACGAACGGTTGCGCGTCGTTTGTCCAACGGGGATCAGAACCCGATCGCAGCGCAGGTTCGGAGTACGTATCCATTCCTGGCAAAGCTGACGGTGGTGGATGAACTGCCTGCCCAACTGCAGGTGCGAGACATGTCGATTCGCGTGAGTGTACCGCCGGGCGGGAGCCGGACTGTTCGCTACAGTGTGCGTCCGACAGAGCGAGGAGAGTACGATTTTGGCGTGGTGAACGTGCTGGCTACATCGCCTCTCGGGCTCGTGGAGCGACGTTTTCGCTGCGCGGAGGAGGCGACTGTGCCGGTGTATCCATCGTACATTCAGATGCACAAATACAGCTTACTCGCGGCGTCCAACCGCCTGACCGAGATCGGTGTGAAGAAAGTCCGCCAGCTCGGGCATACGATGGAATTCGATCACATCCGCGAGTACGTGACGGGCGACGATTACCGCACGATCAATTGGAAGGCGTCGGCACGACGCGGCGACCTGATGGTCAACCAGTATCGGGAGGAGCGGTCCCAGCCGGTGTACAGTCTGATCAACGCCGGTCGAGTGATGCGAATGCCGTTTGATGGGATGACGCTCCTCGACTACAGCATCAACGCGGCACTGGTGCTGTCGAACATAGCGATTATGAAGCAGGACCGCGCCGGAATCATCGGCTTCTCTGACACCATTGGACCGGTCGTCCCTGCCTCCCGCCGGAATGCTCAGATGCAGCAGATCCAGGAGGGGCTTTACCACCTTGACACGAACTACCAGGAGCCCGACTACGAGCGACTTGCGGCATACGTGCGAGGAAATGTTCGGGGGCGGGCGCTCCTGCTGCTCTTCACCAACTTCATGGCGAAGACGTCGCTGGAGCGGCAGCTTCCGTACCTTCAGGCGCTCGCAAAGAGCCACACGGTCGTGGTGATCTTCTTCGAGAATACGGAGCTCGACACATTCCTGGCCAGCAATGCCGAGACGATGGAGGAGGTCTACGTGCATACGATTGCTGAAAAGTTTGCGAATGAGCATAGCGAGATCATTCGCGAACTTGAGCAAAGAGGAATCTACGCCGTGCACACGCGACCAGAGAATCTGTCTACGGAAACGATCAATAAGTATCTCGAACTGAAAGCCCGTGGCGTCGTGTAG